The following proteins are co-located in the Streptomyces sp. NBC_01198 genome:
- a CDS encoding FtsX-like permease family protein: MPFTDSWLRTRLRAAPLGALALAALVLVTAFLAAALPRAVDRYEDRALRRAVAEAPARDRGLTVSDDFRSADDDTSADDRLAPGSLDSVEKVFRALLRPPVRIAPDDVVLGVRSGAEAEVPDPELPRTSSHAPGADLVAQAGLADHATLVAGRLPRPEPAGPPALAFEGAVTQKTAQVLHLKVGQRIHLMKFGAKPLTVRISGIVAPRDPAAAYWTTDDDMLAPLVSYPPHLMISPPQTYWHFTVLTDRSAAQSMPLLGTGASLYWHHPLDAARLTAHDVPALRAELATFGSGPLATQLDTTAGSPSLHVVAGVSAVLDSFTAEREAAQPLVLIAAVGVGTTALAVLLMAAGLAADRRRGEITLLRSRGGSLRGIFRRLVCETAVAAVPAGAAGTLLALLVLPTGRYAAALALGALVTAAGTLAMPARATLAVRRPRPAAREDLVAARPSKRRLVLELTVTVLVAAAVATLRRRGTSGGTDPFLAAAPVLVAVAAALVLLRLYPLPLRRLARPAARLRGAVTHLGLARAGRASSGGQLPMLALLVALTVASFGGSVLAGVGHARNHAAAVAVGADARVDSIFPLDAGLPARVAKVPGVGETAAVRVEPHAANQYIPLNFDLLIVDDPAVYARITRSAGMPAFPAGLLGGKVAAGSRGPLPAVVSPKIADLLGSHTEPVETGVGTGAVRWAATLRSTPAELGGEFVIISGRQLHTQFPRLAALPQYVGPTLLLADAASGRQIDAPALRRTAARNTYLATVSLRTEQRAGLSDSEVQRGARSLYLAAVAAGAAYSVLALLLSLMAAAPGRLALLARLRTMGMTRRQSRRLVLLEMLPQVLLAAVGGVLVGLAVVPLLGPGIDLGALTFGGHGATAAPPSDVGAGLRADPWSLAVPSAGLLLLACAVLLVQAWMSGRRHESTELRAGDRTT, translated from the coding sequence ATGCCGTTCACCGACTCCTGGCTGCGGACCCGGCTGCGCGCCGCGCCGCTGGGCGCCCTCGCACTGGCCGCCCTGGTCCTGGTCACCGCCTTCCTCGCCGCGGCCCTGCCGCGGGCCGTCGACCGCTACGAGGACCGGGCCCTGCGGCGGGCCGTCGCCGAGGCGCCGGCCCGCGACCGCGGCCTGACGGTCTCCGACGACTTCCGGTCCGCCGACGACGACACGTCCGCCGACGACCGCCTCGCACCCGGCTCGCTGGACAGCGTGGAGAAGGTCTTCCGCGCCCTGCTGCGGCCGCCGGTGCGTATCGCGCCGGACGACGTCGTGCTCGGCGTGCGGTCCGGAGCCGAGGCGGAGGTCCCCGACCCCGAACTGCCCCGCACCTCCTCGCACGCGCCGGGCGCCGACCTGGTGGCGCAGGCGGGCCTCGCCGACCACGCGACGCTGGTCGCCGGCCGGCTGCCCCGGCCGGAGCCGGCCGGCCCGCCCGCGCTCGCCTTCGAGGGCGCGGTCACCCAGAAGACCGCCCAGGTGCTGCACCTCAAGGTCGGCCAGCGCATCCACCTGATGAAGTTCGGCGCGAAACCGCTGACCGTCCGCATCAGCGGCATCGTCGCCCCGCGCGACCCGGCGGCCGCCTACTGGACGACCGACGACGACATGCTCGCCCCGCTGGTGAGCTACCCGCCGCATCTGATGATCTCCCCGCCGCAGACCTACTGGCACTTCACGGTCCTGACCGACCGCAGCGCCGCACAGTCCATGCCGCTGCTGGGCACCGGCGCGAGCCTGTACTGGCACCACCCGCTGGACGCCGCCCGGCTGACCGCGCACGACGTCCCGGCGCTGCGCGCGGAGCTTGCCACCTTCGGCAGCGGCCCGCTGGCGACGCAGCTGGACACCACCGCCGGTTCGCCGTCACTGCACGTGGTGGCCGGCGTCAGCGCTGTCCTCGACTCCTTCACCGCGGAAAGGGAGGCGGCGCAGCCGCTCGTACTCATCGCGGCCGTCGGCGTGGGCACCACCGCCCTCGCCGTGCTGCTGATGGCCGCGGGCCTGGCCGCCGACCGCAGGCGCGGCGAGATCACCCTGCTGCGCTCCCGCGGCGGCTCGCTGCGCGGCATCTTCCGGCGGCTGGTCTGCGAGACCGCCGTGGCGGCCGTGCCCGCGGGGGCCGCCGGCACGCTGCTGGCCCTGCTGGTGCTGCCCACCGGGCGGTACGCGGCGGCGCTGGCGCTGGGCGCGCTGGTCACCGCCGCGGGGACGCTGGCGATGCCGGCGCGCGCCACCCTGGCCGTACGCCGCCCGCGACCCGCCGCGCGCGAGGACCTGGTCGCGGCGCGGCCGTCGAAGCGGCGGCTGGTGCTGGAGCTGACGGTGACCGTGCTGGTCGCCGCCGCCGTGGCCACGCTGCGGCGGCGGGGGACGTCCGGCGGCACCGACCCCTTCCTCGCCGCCGCCCCCGTGCTGGTCGCGGTGGCCGCCGCGCTGGTGCTGCTGCGGCTCTACCCGCTGCCGCTGCGCCGGCTGGCCCGCCCGGCGGCGCGGCTGCGGGGCGCGGTGACGCACCTGGGGCTCGCCCGGGCGGGGCGGGCCTCCTCCGGCGGGCAACTGCCCATGCTCGCGCTGCTGGTGGCGCTGACGGTGGCGTCCTTCGGCGGCTCGGTGCTCGCCGGGGTCGGCCACGCCAGGAACCACGCAGCGGCGGTGGCGGTCGGCGCCGACGCCCGGGTCGACTCCATCTTCCCGCTGGACGCCGGGCTGCCCGCCCGGGTAGCGAAGGTGCCGGGCGTCGGCGAGACGGCCGCGGTCCGGGTCGAGCCGCACGCGGCCAACCAGTACATCCCGCTGAACTTCGACCTGCTGATCGTGGACGACCCGGCCGTCTACGCCCGGATCACCCGGTCGGCGGGCATGCCGGCCTTCCCGGCCGGCCTGCTCGGCGGCAAGGTCGCCGCCGGCTCGCGCGGGCCGCTGCCCGCGGTGGTCTCGCCGAAGATCGCCGACCTGCTCGGCAGCCACACCGAGCCGGTCGAGACCGGTGTCGGCACCGGCGCCGTCCGCTGGGCGGCGACGCTGCGGTCCACCCCGGCCGAGCTAGGGGGCGAGTTCGTGATCATCTCCGGGCGGCAACTCCACACGCAGTTCCCGCGGCTGGCGGCGCTCCCCCAGTACGTCGGCCCGACGCTGCTGCTGGCCGACGCCGCGTCAGGACGGCAGATCGACGCCCCCGCGCTGCGCAGGACCGCCGCGCGCAACACCTACCTCGCGACGGTCTCGCTGCGCACCGAGCAGCGGGCGGGGCTGTCCGACAGCGAGGTGCAGCGCGGCGCCCGGAGCCTCTACCTGGCGGCGGTCGCGGCCGGGGCGGCGTACAGCGTGCTGGCGCTGCTGCTGTCGCTGATGGCCGCCGCTCCCGGCCGGCTCGCGCTGCTGGCCAGGCTGCGCACCATGGGGATGACCCGGCGGCAGTCGCGGCGGCTGGTGCTGCTGGAGATGCTGCCGCAGGTGCTGCTCGCCGCGGTCGGCGGGGTGCTGGTGGGCCTCGCCGTCGTCCCGCTGCTCGGCCCGGGCATCGACCTGGGCGCCCTCACCTTCGGCGGCCACGGTGCCACGGCGGCGCCGCCGTCCGACGTGGGCGCGGGCCTGCGCGCCGACCCCTGGTCCCTCGCCGTGCCCTCGGCCGGTCTGCTGCTGCTCGCCTGCGCGGTGCTGCTGGTCCAGGCCTGGATGAGCGGGCGACGCCACGAAAGCACCGAGTTGAGAGCGGGTGACCGGACGACATGA
- a CDS encoding ABC transporter permease has translation MTGFVLLRVRAHRLLLAAALLTVLLTTCVLATLASYTGAIGDAALRRTLQHQAADRSTYDVKASLTGKDRAGLDHGVRGQLAGAFGDAPSRVASSTRSGPYGLPLSLRPAGAPKKSDPDLTLLATFDRARLELVGGSWPAAAAKGAGTVEVAVPETVSRALHIAAGQQITLADRLGGRPLRIHVTGVYRPADPASPYWQLDPLAGRGVHTLAFTTYGPLLADPGTFGSGRIAADEMSWQATGDFRTASAGRIDTLEAAVRDTTARLRAGKATGAVQATTGLPDLLDGLRRSLLVTRSTLLIGAFQLIILAAFALLLVAQLLAEERAGETALLRARGGSRGRVARLAAAEALLLAVPAALVAPLLSGPVTRLLAGTGAMARTGVTLDGGNTGSAWLVAAAAALACALAVVVPALRSTVSTARTRRGGLPGALQAGADIGLLVIAGVAYWQLQRRASGAGALSSDKSGGLGIDPVLVAAPALCLLAGTVLVLRLLPPAARLGERRAARGSGLALALAGWQLARRPRRGAAASLLLVLAVAMGMFSIGQSASWDRSQRDQADFAVGADLRVTGMTTPPFGQAGIFTAVPGVTAAAPAARETLLLPGDRQATALVVDTAKAAGAMRTRSDLTGGRPLPALLAPLRTAPDRQGLTVDATARQVTFGATLTATGLDGRPTSADDPPDQVSAAVVDAEGVPYDFALGDLPPDGRPHTLTLDLATAAGTGTPAGPLRLVRFESSYQVPAPAETRQLTLSSGKITRADGTVVPLGALDGAPWRTSAGFDDSSLGDLPGAVEPSATPARAGGATLLSFGYLTGNFAGDTGSFQQSSGTARIRADASAPPRLKGIATDGYLRAVGAKVGDTVQVQLGNVTTPVVISSAVRELPGTDPATEAGALLLDLRAVNEVLAAADALPVQPTEWWLGTAPGAAERAAAALRARNDVDTVLDRAEATADLRADPLGAGPQSALPAAVIAAAVLAAVGFAVGAMGAARERRTEFAVLRALGAPPRKLTRMLAAEQGLLVLVSLAVGLALGTFLTRLITPLIVLTGQAARPVPPLVIELPVGRLAELLAVLLVAPLLVLVATAVRRGEPAAALRHQAED, from the coding sequence GTGACCGGATTCGTACTGCTGCGCGTCCGCGCCCACCGGCTGCTGCTGGCAGCCGCCCTGCTCACGGTGCTGCTGACCACCTGCGTGCTGGCCACCCTCGCCTCCTACACGGGCGCGATCGGTGACGCGGCGCTGCGCCGCACCCTGCAACACCAGGCCGCCGACCGGTCCACCTACGACGTCAAGGCGTCGCTGACCGGCAAGGACCGGGCCGGGCTCGACCACGGGGTGCGCGGGCAGCTGGCCGGCGCGTTCGGCGACGCGCCCTCCCGTGTCGCGTCCAGCACCAGGTCCGGCCCCTACGGCCTGCCCCTCTCGCTGCGGCCTGCGGGGGCGCCCAAGAAGTCCGACCCCGACCTGACGCTGCTGGCCACCTTCGACCGGGCGCGGCTGGAACTCGTCGGCGGCAGCTGGCCGGCCGCCGCCGCCAAGGGCGCCGGCACCGTCGAGGTGGCGGTGCCGGAAACCGTCTCCCGGGCGCTGCACATCGCCGCGGGGCAGCAGATCACGCTGGCCGACCGGCTGGGCGGCCGGCCGCTGCGGATCCACGTCACCGGCGTCTACCGCCCTGCCGACCCCGCCTCGCCCTACTGGCAGCTCGACCCGCTCGCCGGACGCGGCGTCCACACCCTCGCCTTCACCACCTACGGCCCGCTGCTCGCCGACCCGGGCACCTTCGGCTCCGGGCGCATCGCGGCCGACGAGATGTCCTGGCAGGCCACCGGCGACTTCCGCACGGCGAGCGCCGGCCGTATCGACACGCTGGAAGCGGCCGTGCGGGACACCACCGCGCGGCTACGGGCCGGCAAGGCCACCGGCGCCGTGCAGGCCACCACCGGCCTGCCCGACCTGCTCGACGGGCTGCGCCGCAGCCTGCTGGTGACCCGCTCCACCCTGCTCATCGGCGCCTTCCAGCTGATCATCCTCGCCGCCTTCGCCCTGCTGCTCGTCGCCCAACTGCTCGCCGAGGAAAGGGCGGGCGAGACGGCCCTGCTGCGCGCCCGCGGCGGCTCGCGCGGCCGGGTGGCCCGGCTCGCGGCCGCCGAGGCGCTGCTCCTCGCGGTCCCCGCGGCCCTGGTCGCGCCGCTGCTCTCCGGGCCCGTCACCCGGCTGCTGGCCGGCACCGGCGCGATGGCCCGCACCGGGGTCACCCTCGACGGCGGGAACACCGGCAGCGCCTGGCTGGTGGCCGCCGCCGCCGCGCTGGCCTGCGCCCTCGCGGTGGTCGTGCCCGCGCTGCGCTCCACCGTCTCCACCGCACGCACCCGGCGCGGCGGCCTGCCCGGCGCGCTGCAGGCAGGCGCCGACATCGGGCTGCTGGTGATCGCCGGGGTCGCCTACTGGCAGTTGCAGCGCCGCGCGTCCGGCGCCGGGGCGCTGAGCTCCGACAAGTCGGGCGGCCTCGGCATCGACCCGGTGCTGGTGGCCGCCCCCGCGCTGTGCCTGCTGGCCGGCACCGTGCTGGTGCTGCGCCTGCTGCCGCCTGCCGCCCGGCTCGGCGAACGCCGTGCGGCCCGCGGCAGCGGGCTGGCCCTGGCGCTGGCCGGCTGGCAGCTGGCCCGCCGCCCCCGGCGCGGCGCGGCGGCCTCGCTGCTGCTGGTGCTGGCCGTGGCGATGGGCATGTTCTCCATCGGGCAGAGCGCGAGCTGGGACCGCTCGCAGCGCGACCAGGCGGACTTCGCCGTCGGCGCGGACCTGCGGGTGACCGGCATGACGACACCGCCGTTCGGCCAGGCCGGCATCTTCACCGCGGTGCCGGGCGTCACCGCGGCCGCCCCCGCCGCCCGGGAGACCCTGCTGCTGCCCGGCGACCGGCAGGCCACCGCCCTGGTCGTGGACACCGCGAAGGCGGCCGGCGCGATGCGCACCAGGTCCGACCTGACCGGCGGCCGTCCGCTGCCCGCGCTGCTGGCACCGCTGCGTACCGCACCCGATCGCCAGGGCCTCACCGTGGACGCCACAGCCCGGCAGGTGACCTTCGGCGCCACCCTGACGGCCACCGGCCTGGACGGCAGGCCCACGAGCGCCGACGACCCGCCCGACCAGGTCAGCGCCGCCGTCGTGGACGCCGAGGGCGTGCCCTACGACTTCGCGCTCGGCGACCTGCCGCCGGACGGGCGCCCGCACACCCTCACCCTCGACCTGGCCACCGCGGCGGGCACGGGAACCCCGGCCGGCCCGCTGCGGCTGGTGCGGTTCGAGTCGTCCTACCAGGTGCCCGCCCCCGCCGAGACCCGGCAGCTCACGCTGTCGTCCGGGAAGATCACCCGGGCCGACGGCACCGTCGTGCCGCTGGGGGCGCTGGACGGCGCACCCTGGCGGACCTCGGCGGGCTTCGACGACAGCTCGCTCGGCGACCTCCCCGGCGCGGTCGAGCCGAGCGCCACGCCCGCCCGGGCCGGCGGCGCCACGCTGCTGTCCTTCGGCTACCTGACCGGCAACTTCGCCGGCGACACCGGCTCCTTCCAGCAGAGCAGCGGGACCGCGCGCATACGCGCCGACGCCTCCGCTCCCCCGCGGCTCAAGGGGATCGCCACCGACGGCTACCTGCGGGCGGTCGGCGCGAAGGTCGGCGACACCGTCCAGGTGCAGCTCGGCAACGTGACGACGCCCGTGGTCATCAGCTCGGCGGTGCGTGAACTGCCGGGCACCGACCCGGCCACCGAGGCGGGCGCGCTGCTGCTCGACCTGCGGGCCGTCAATGAGGTGCTCGCAGCCGCCGACGCGCTGCCGGTGCAGCCCACCGAGTGGTGGCTGGGCACGGCGCCGGGCGCAGCTGAGCGTGCCGCGGCCGCGCTGCGCGCCCGTAACGACGTCGACACCGTCCTCGACCGCGCCGAGGCCACCGCGGACCTGCGGGCCGACCCGCTGGGCGCGGGACCGCAGTCGGCGCTGCCCGCCGCGGTGATCGCGGCGGCCGTGCTGGCCGCGGTCGGCTTCGCGGTCGGCGCGATGGGCGCCGCCCGTGAGCGCCGCACCGAATTCGCGGTGCTGCGCGCCCTGGGAGCGCCGCCCCGCAAACTCACCCGGATGCTGGCCGCCGAGCAGGGCCTGCTGGTGCTGGTCTCGCTCGCCGTGGGCCTGGCGCTGGGCACCTTCCTCACCCGGCTGATCACCCCGCTGATCGTGCTCACCGGCCAGGCGGCCCGCCCGGTCCCGCCCCTGGTGATCGAACTCCCCGTGGGCCGGCTCGCCGAACTGCTCGCCGTGCTGCTCGTCGCCCCGCTGCTGGTGCTCGTCGCGACCGCCGTGCGGCGCGGCGAGCCGGCGGCCGCACTGCGTCATCAGGCGGAGGACTGA
- a CDS encoding globin, with the protein MTEIPYGTVEQQTFYEQVGGEDTFRRLVHRFYQGVADDPDLRAMYPEEDLGPAEERLRLFLTQYWGGPRTYSDQRGHPRLRMRHAPFQVDKAAHDAWLRHMRAAVDDLALAPEHERQLWDYLVYAAATMVNTPG; encoded by the coding sequence GTGACTGAGATCCCGTACGGCACGGTCGAGCAGCAGACGTTCTACGAGCAGGTCGGTGGCGAGGACACCTTCCGCCGGCTCGTGCACCGCTTCTACCAGGGTGTCGCGGACGACCCCGACCTGCGGGCGATGTATCCCGAGGAGGACCTCGGCCCGGCCGAAGAGCGGCTGCGGCTGTTCCTGACGCAGTACTGGGGCGGCCCGCGGACGTACAGCGACCAGCGCGGCCATCCGCGGCTGCGGATGCGGCACGCGCCCTTCCAGGTCGACAAAGCCGCACACGACGCCTGGCTGCGGCACATGCGCGCGGCGGTCGACGACCTGGCGCTCGCGCCGGAACACGAACGGCAACTGTGGGACTACCTGGTGTATGCCGCGGCCACGATGGTGAACACCCCCGGCTGA
- a CDS encoding methyltransferase domain-containing protein, with amino-acid sequence MAGSAGDDRSGAAASALRHRMVRRIVAGGGLTDPAWRAAFAEVPRHLFVPVYYRGASGDEESGRYSAKDPDARRRLRWLTGAYADQPIATHVADGELISSSSQPSLMALMCEALDVREGQRVLEIGAGTGYNAALLAHRLGGTGAVTTIDLDAAITAAAREHLAAHGTAESLAVTVVTGDGALGHPPGAPYDRVIATCELPAIPPAWTEQCRPGARILAPFATGLVVLTVRGPGRAEGRFLPTPAYFVPLRGQAAGVQPPAVGGEPSLLDRHPSRTRFGLTVEGGRQWVWLDTPDGPDTWPVPAASR; translated from the coding sequence ATGGCCGGGTCGGCGGGTGACGACCGTTCCGGTGCCGCGGCGAGCGCGCTGCGGCACCGGATGGTGCGCCGTATCGTCGCGGGCGGCGGGCTCACCGACCCCGCGTGGCGGGCGGCCTTCGCGGAGGTGCCGCGGCACCTGTTCGTGCCGGTGTACTACCGCGGGGCCTCCGGCGACGAAGAGAGCGGGCGGTACTCCGCGAAGGATCCCGACGCGCGGCGGCGGCTGCGCTGGCTGACCGGCGCCTACGCCGACCAGCCGATCGCCACCCATGTCGCGGACGGTGAGCTGATCTCGTCAAGCAGCCAGCCGTCGCTGATGGCGCTGATGTGCGAGGCGCTGGACGTCCGGGAGGGTCAGCGGGTCCTGGAGATCGGCGCGGGCACCGGTTACAACGCGGCGCTGCTTGCGCACCGGCTCGGCGGTACGGGCGCGGTCACCACCATCGACCTGGACGCCGCGATCACCGCGGCCGCGCGCGAGCACCTGGCCGCCCACGGCACCGCCGAGTCCCTGGCGGTCACCGTCGTGACCGGCGACGGGGCGCTGGGGCACCCGCCGGGAGCGCCGTACGACCGGGTGATCGCGACCTGCGAGCTGCCGGCCATCCCGCCGGCCTGGACCGAGCAGTGCCGGCCGGGCGCCCGGATCCTGGCGCCCTTCGCGACCGGTCTCGTGGTGCTCACCGTGCGGGGGCCGGGCAGGGCCGAGGGCCGCTTCCTGCCCACCCCGGCGTACTTCGTGCCGCTGCGCGGCCAGGCGGCCGGTGTCCAGCCGCCCGCGGTGGGCGGCGAGCCCTCGCTGCTCGACCGGCACCCGTCGCGGACCCGGTTCGGGCTGACCGTGGAGGGCGGCCGCCAGTGGGTGTGGCTGGACACCCCGGACGGCCCCGACACCTGGCCGGTCCCCGCCGCGTCCCGCTGA
- a CDS encoding FHA domain-containing protein → MLCPNGHESAATDWCETCGMRMPAPPSSSYSSRPPSSAASSSSTPPVSPQPAFGHDPAGAGAAGPVQQCPACGTPREGTALFCEECRYNFQTHSATTFVPPAPHITPTAPDQPPYQRYDSQLSRPSRVNRPAEPLPSESVTVTSGSGDFLLDPPSAPTAAPAAPPPVAASSAAPAKPVPGKGSAWLAVIAADREYFTAVMARSGPDAGGLYFPAFSPEFELPLTGHQITIGRQRHSTGESPDIDLSRAPEDPGVSHKHAVLVQQPDGSWSVVDQDSTNGTTVNLAEDPIPAYTPIPLAEGDRVHVGAWTTITIRRL, encoded by the coding sequence ATGCTTTGTCCTAACGGCCACGAGTCCGCGGCCACCGACTGGTGCGAGACCTGCGGTATGCGCATGCCCGCGCCGCCGTCCTCGTCGTACAGCTCGCGGCCCCCGTCCTCGGCGGCGTCCTCCTCCTCGACGCCGCCGGTCTCGCCCCAGCCCGCCTTCGGCCACGACCCGGCCGGGGCCGGCGCCGCGGGTCCCGTGCAGCAGTGCCCGGCGTGCGGGACGCCGCGGGAGGGCACGGCGCTGTTCTGCGAGGAGTGCCGCTACAACTTCCAGACGCACTCGGCCACCACCTTCGTACCGCCCGCCCCGCACATCACCCCGACGGCGCCGGACCAGCCGCCCTACCAGCGTTACGACTCGCAGCTGTCGCGGCCCTCCCGCGTCAACCGGCCCGCGGAGCCGCTGCCGTCGGAGTCGGTCACGGTGACCTCGGGCTCGGGGGACTTCCTGCTCGACCCGCCGAGCGCGCCGACCGCCGCGCCCGCCGCCCCGCCGCCGGTGGCCGCGTCGAGCGCGGCGCCCGCGAAGCCCGTACCCGGCAAGGGCAGCGCGTGGCTGGCGGTGATCGCCGCGGACCGGGAGTATTTCACCGCGGTGATGGCGCGCAGCGGCCCGGACGCGGGCGGCCTGTACTTCCCTGCCTTCTCCCCCGAGTTCGAACTGCCGCTGACCGGCCACCAGATCACCATCGGGCGGCAGCGGCACAGCACGGGCGAGTCGCCCGACATCGACCTGTCCCGCGCGCCGGAGGACCCGGGCGTCTCCCACAAGCACGCGGTGCTGGTCCAGCAGCCGGACGGCTCCTGGTCGGTGGTCGACCAGGACTCGACCAACGGCACCACGGTCAACCTCGCCGAGGACCCGATCCCCGCCTACACCCCGATCCCGCTGGCCGAGGGCGACCGCGTCCACGTCGGCGCCTGGACGACCATCACCATCCGCCGGCTCTGA
- a CDS encoding vWA domain-containing protein yields the protein MAILSKPNMPQFSVDVYQNEYLPEGGREVNAIVTVTSTGGGTTGGHPLPGAAAGARNGPAAGVVVMVDCSGSMEYPPTKMRNARDATAVAIDAIRDGVAFAVIGGTHVAREVFPANGGLAVADPATRAQARQALRRLTAGGGTAIGTWLRLADKLLSSGDAAIRHGILLTDGRNEHEKPEELQSALDSCAGRFTCDARGVGTDWEVKELTGIASALLGSVDIVADPAGLAADFQAMMEKAMGKEVADVSLRLWTPQGSEIVFVKQVAPVVEDVTARRVEAGPRAGDYPTGSWGDESRDYHVCVRVPNAGVGQEMLAARLSLVLPQPDGTPQVLGQGLVRALWTDDMAASTRINPQVAHYTGQAELAQAIQQGLEARKSGDMDGATSKLGRAVQLASALGNEDTAKLLAKVVDVVDAPSGTVRLKARVADADEMTLETRSTKTVRVKK from the coding sequence CACCACCGGCGGCCACCCCCTGCCCGGCGCGGCCGCCGGCGCGCGGAACGGGCCGGCCGCGGGCGTGGTGGTCATGGTCGACTGCTCGGGGTCGATGGAGTATCCGCCGACCAAGATGCGCAACGCGCGGGACGCCACCGCGGTCGCGATCGACGCGATACGCGACGGCGTCGCCTTCGCGGTGATCGGCGGTACGCACGTGGCGCGCGAGGTCTTCCCGGCCAACGGCGGCCTGGCGGTGGCCGATCCGGCGACCCGCGCCCAGGCCAGGCAGGCGCTGCGCCGGCTGACGGCAGGCGGCGGCACCGCGATCGGCACCTGGCTGCGGCTGGCCGACAAGCTGCTCTCGTCCGGCGACGCGGCCATCCGCCACGGGATCCTGCTGACCGACGGCCGCAACGAGCATGAGAAACCCGAGGAGTTGCAGTCGGCGCTGGACTCCTGTGCGGGTCGCTTCACCTGCGACGCCCGCGGGGTGGGGACCGACTGGGAGGTCAAGGAGCTGACCGGGATCGCCTCCGCGTTGCTCGGCTCGGTGGACATCGTCGCCGATCCCGCGGGCCTGGCCGCGGACTTCCAGGCGATGATGGAGAAGGCGATGGGCAAGGAGGTCGCCGACGTCAGCCTCCGGCTGTGGACCCCGCAGGGCTCCGAGATCGTCTTCGTCAAGCAGGTCGCACCGGTCGTGGAGGACGTGACCGCCCGCCGCGTCGAGGCGGGCCCGCGGGCCGGCGACTACCCGACCGGCTCGTGGGGCGACGAGTCCCGCGACTACCACGTGTGCGTGCGGGTGCCGAACGCCGGTGTCGGCCAGGAGATGCTCGCCGCCCGGCTGTCGCTGGTGCTGCCGCAGCCCGACGGCACCCCGCAGGTGCTCGGGCAGGGCCTGGTGCGGGCGTTGTGGACCGACGACATGGCGGCCTCGACCCGGATCAACCCGCAGGTCGCGCACTACACCGGCCAGGCCGAGCTCGCCCAGGCCATCCAGCAGGGCCTGGAGGCCCGCAAGTCCGGTGACATGGACGGCGCGACCTCCAAACTCGGCCGCGCGGTGCAGCTCGCCAGCGCCCTGGGCAACGAGGACACCGCCAAGCTGCTGGCGAAGGTGGTCGACGTCGTCGACGCGCCGAGCGGTACTGTGCGGCTCAAGGCCCGTGTCGCCGACGCCGACGAGATGACCCTGGAGACGCGGTCGACGAAGACCGTGCGGGTGAAGAAATAG